DNA from Haematobia irritans isolate KBUSLIRL unplaced genomic scaffold, ASM5000362v1 scaffold_26, whole genome shotgun sequence:
AGATATTTTGCTGAGTTCGAAAAAGGAACATGTTCATTGCCTATTTTTAGGGATTTGTAACTTGAGCCGATTTTCGCAAAGTCAACATGAACAGATTTGCTActgcaccgaaagaattttcttcgtaaaaagaacgaaaaatttcgttaaaagtacgaaatttgtcattgttttagaaccaaagaaacttttcattaaaagtacgaaatatttcgtactttttacgaagaaaagttcttccaaaattttcgtagtttgtaagaaaaaaaatcgtactttttatgaaaaatcttcgtactttttatgaaacaatttcgttctttttatgaaaatgtttcgtactttttatgaaaaaatttcgtagtttttatgaaaaatgttcgtacttattatgaaaaactttcgtacttttttctgaaaaatgttcgaacttttagaaaaaaaatttatagtcgaaagtgcatttggttgtagttgcaagtgtgaaaaatgacatcactactttacatcttaagtttttgaataatttttagttttattgcttcacttttattcatagcgcgctatcacctaaatgagaagtagcatagacttgcataaaaaatagaataaaggaatacactcaatcacattataaaagacaatttaatgccgcgaacggaaattttacaacttcaatgaaacttcttcgttatttcaaagaaaatgtttcgtactttttatgaagaaattttaacgcagaatgtttcgtaaaatattcgtaaaaacttcttcacaaaattcatgaaatatgaagaaagtttcgttaaaagtacgaactttttacgaagaaaagttaatgtagaatgtttcatagaagtttcgtatattcgtaaaatgttcttcgtaaaatttacgaaaatgaatgaaaatttcgttattttaatgaagaattcaggaagaatagttaatgaagaattcttcgtaaaattaacgaagagaattctttcggtgtgttGAGCTTTAGTCCCCAGTCTTTTGTCGATTCGTGTACCTTGTTTAAAGACGCTTGAAGCGTCTTTAATCTGCTAAGTTTTTATCCTCTGGTGGTCGAGTTTGTTGCCATTTTTTCCTAATCCttcttttaaactttatttgatTTACTATGTATTGGGGACACTGAGGCGTATTTGTTTGAATACTTGGTTCTGGATTACTCTCGCAGGCCGCTTGTTGCATTAACTTTGTAAAAGCATCGACTTCTTCTCAATATCATTTGGATTGTAGACTGGCGAATGTCTAATAGACGTGGTAATTAAGTGACGAAAGTAATCCCAGTCGGTTCTGTTATTTgttaggttgaaatttgtttgtttattagtTGCTTCACTTAAATAATGAAGATATATAGGAGAATGGTCGGAACTGAGTACATGTCCATCTTCAATTACCAGTTTGTTTTCCGGGATTTTTCTAGTCAATCAGATCAGGAGTTTTAGACACGTCTGTTGGCCAGTGAGTTGGCTTACCGGTAGATATTACTGTACATCCTATATTCATAAGTGCACTATGTAGCTCTCTGCCCTTTGGTGTGGTCAATCTAGAGCCCCATTGTGTGTTCTTTGCATTGAAATCTCCTCCcataattaatatatgtttatgtGTACTGATCAAATTTGATCTTTGATCTTTGTACtgatcaaattttatattatgtcGTGGTGGACTGTAAACAGATGAAActgatacactgttagaaaaatatgtttttcatatgttccgatataaacaaaatgtgtttcgggcacgatttaaaccacaatatatttaagtgcgaacatgtaatttgcctaaactaacactaaatgtttgggacatctatgttaatatgttagaatatattatgtttggggcatgatgtttcataaaaatcatatgtgcacgcaaaaaaataattctttcctcccaaacgaaattttagacaaacaaagatcgtttcgcatttgcttttcgttgaaaggaagtgtatttggaagaaaagtatatactttttgtgataaacgtttattcttttccaggatgtaaaaacaattacataaagactaactcaaaaaaaaaattttctggctaattgcattttccctcacatttttctcacttccacgaagtttttagttcttagtacctttttctgtaacacaaacaatgtagaagaaattatacgattttataaattttaaaatttttttttttacctttcgcctggacggagatcgaaccgcggaccatccaatttgtaagccaacacactatccactgagccatgtagccgttgttgtcatcaatagacaattacccatataagttacatttatatagcatagcttgcggcgcccacgagccgattaaacaaagtttatttaacagaaaaatacatttagtttggcaccttggagcagtggttgctacgtccgacttgcatgccaagggtcgtgggttcgatcccctgcttcgaccaaagtttttttttttttacatatattccaactacggtcggaagattccgaaaaaatgttcaacattacgttctactatataaaatttttactatgaactgtaaaatgtgtcttattaaagacctaaatttagaaaagaacagtgtttgatataaacgaaatggactgtgttgttggttcaaaaataacttttttattgaaaaaataaaattttgtaataaacgaattttttggtgataaaagtttaaaatttcgaagcaattcaaaaaaactctaacaaaagaagaacgttttcggtacacgttttccaaacgtttttttctttgcgtgtgtgaatacaaacatatataaatttacaaatttcaactaaacatacatatgttgtgatattttatttcaaagcgacagagagagtatagaaagaaatagagatggaaaccgggagagttgacgaaagatatcaatataacacagcaaaagagtcaaaagagaacaatttctatgaaaccgcttgtatgttggtttcggaaaactgttttatgataaggccaaaaatttgatatgtttaattctgaaccaagagaatagacatttgaaaacaaacagcttatgttttcgccttgagagcagcattttatgtatgtgtggacatgtgttttgtttatcattttggcattatttttttcttggttcgttaaaagaaatcaggggtcttcataaaaataacgaaagggcactatactctttttagagttgggacggtaaaatgaaataaggaggaaatagtgaaaaattacacagtaaaatgtaaaaaacaaagtttagtttctctttataaacaatttaaaaagtttattttctttaaaatgaattattaaagaaaaataaaaggaattttagagcgatggtgttaaatgctagtaaaaaactgttcactcctaaataaatttatgtttatattataaaattatgtatgtatgtttatactttccttccaattccttccaaattttaaagttttgtacaaaaacagttttttattacaagattgttatttttgcaataaaaaataatatttatccaaaaatcattcaatttcgtttatatcaagcactgttactgactataaatctttaataacgcacatttcgatgtttcatttaaaaaataatataatataaatataaatgtgtaaattaaaaaaaaaaaaaaaaaaaacaaaaaaaaatgttcggtcggagcagggattgaacccacgaaccctttgcatgcaaggcagacatgctaaccactgctccacgtggcaaacaaatgtatgtttctgttaaataatgttatgtttgcatgggctcgtgggcgctgcaaactatgctatataaatgtaacttaaaacgataattatctactggtgactataacagctacgtagcccagtggatagtgtgttggcttacaaactgtatggtcctcggttcgattctccgtgcaggcgaaaggtaaaatttaaaaaatttataaaagtgaataatttcttcaacattatttgtattacagagaaaggtgccaataactaaaaaatttcgtggaagtgaaaattacgagtatgttagggaatgagcacaatcgtgtttgggaaaaattcttccaagcatataatatttttggctcaaaatgcttccaaacatataatatgttcacataaaacaaacatattaatgtttcggcagtatgcaataatatatgtgcttcctgcaaaatatgtttggaacatatgttaaagaagcgattttttgagggtgtaccagCGTTTTGTTTATGTGAATTGTTACAGTTGTAACTTGAAATTCCTCTACCCATATGGTATTTTCAAGCCAATGTTTAATTGAGGTTTTTAATAATAACAGCACTTCCTCCTCTTGTGGTGTTACTTGGATGGGGAgcatgcactgttagaaaaatatgtttttcatatgttccgatataaacaaaatgtgtttcgggcacgattttaaacaaaatatatttaagtgcgaacatgtaattttcctaaactaacactaaatgtttggacatctatgttaatatgttagaatatattatgtttggggcatgaatgtttctaaaaatcatatgtgtgaatacaaacatatataaatttacaaatttcaactaaacatacatatgttgtgttcaaagcgacagagaaagtatagagagaaatagagatggaaaccgggagagttgacgaaagatatcaatataacacagcaaagaagtcaaaagagaacaatttctgtgaaaccgcttgtatgttgtttcggaaaactgttttatgataaggcaaaatttgatatgtttaagtttaaatattatttaatttgaataaagagaatatacattctgaacaagagaatagacatttgaaaaacaaacagcttatgttttcaccttgagagcagcattttatgtatgtgtggacatgtgtttgtttatcattttggcattattttttcttggttcgttaaaagaaataaggggtcttcataaaaataacgaaaggcactatactctttttagagttgggacggtaaaatgaaataaggaggaaatggtgaaaaattacacagtaaaatgtaaaaaaaacaaagtttagtttctctttattaaaaagtagtccacgaggagttgacggacaccatcaaatataaaagcgggcattaagttcgacttttacagctaaaacaatttaaaaaagtttattttctttaaaatgaattattaaagaaaaataaaaggaattttagagcgatggtgttaaatgctagtaaaaaactgttcactcctaaataaatttatgtttatattataaaattatgtatgtatgtttatactcgactccacgttcttcttttgttagtttttaaattccttccaaattttaaagttttgtacaaaaactgtttttattacaagattgttatttttgcaataaaaaataatattttatccaaaaatcattcaatttcgtttatatcaagcactgttactgactataaatctttaataaatcacatttcgatgtttcatttaaaaaaatgtaatatagtataaatataaatgtgtaaattaaaaaaaaaaaacaaaaaaaatgttaggtcggagcagggattgaacccacgacccttcgcatgcaaggcagacatgctaaccactgctccacgtggcaaacaaatgtatgtttctgttaaataatgttatgtttgcatggggctcgtggcgctgcaaactatgctatataaatgtaacttaaaacgataattatctactggtgactataacagctacgtagcccagtggatagtgtgttggcttacaaactgtatggtcctcggttcgattctccgtgcaggcgaaaggtaaaatttaaaaaattataaaagtgaataatttcttcaacattatttgtattacagagaaaggtgccaataactaaaaatgtcgtggaagtgaaaattacgagtatgttagggaatgagcacaatcgtgtttgggaaaaattcttccaagcatataatatttttggctcaaaatgcttccaaacatataatatgttcacataaaacaaacatattaatgtttcggcagtatgcaataatatatgtgcttcctgcaaaatatgttgggaacatatgttaaagaagcgattttttttgagggtgtgaaaTACATCGCAGTTTATTTTCAGAAATGaatcttttacaaaattcgtCTCGCTTATGAgacatatatcaatattttttatttatttatttatagttttcttagttgacctttggaattttataattattgggattctttttggcttgaggtcatgaaaaatgctggtgtagttgcttttttcaatgttttattattgaaatattgctatttcggatatttcgatacaccttcggtgatcatcttcagcgagatattatctataaaataccataatttaaacattttacaatatttactttaacaatggtttttaacaaaaatataacaaacatttttcatatttacgTTTTATAAAGTAATGGACTTTCTCCTTGCAAAGTTCATATCTAACTAAAGCTATCCTACTTATGTTTGTTCCTTTGTATGAGATTTCTATAAATCTGTGCACAGTGGTCTGTGTCGGTTTTGTAATTCATACGTTAGTCAGTGGGAGTGTTTATTatatgtacacgcaaagaaaaaaaacgtttgaaaacgtgtaccgaaacgtttttcttttgttagagttttttgaattgcttcgaaaagtatactcttttttttcaccaaaaaaattcgtttgttacaaaattttattttttcagtaaaacagttatttttgaaccaacaacacagtccatttcgtttatatcaaccactgttcttttctaaatttaggtctttaataagacacattttacagttcatagtaaaaatttaatatagtagaatgtaatgttgaacattttttcggaatcttccgatcatatctggaatatatgtaaaaaaaaaaaaaactttggtcgaagcagggattgaaacccacgacccttggcatgcaagtcagacgtagcaaccactgctccacggtgcccaactaaatgtatttttctgttaaataaactttgtttaatcggctcgtgggtgccgcaagctatgctatataaatataacttagttatatataacttagttatatgatgacaataacggctacatggctcagtgatagtgtgttggcttacaaattgcatggtccgcggttcgattctcagtccaggcgaaaggtaaaaaaaaaaattttaaattttataaaatcgtataatttcttctacattgtttgtgttacagaaaaggtgctaagaactaaaaacttcgttgaagtgggaaagatgtgagggaaaatgcaattagccagaaaaaaaattttttgagttagtctttatgaaattgtttttacatcctggaaaagaataaacgtttatcacaaaaaaaatatacttttcttccaaatacacttcctttcaacgaaaagcaaatgagaaacgaactttgtttgtctaaaatttcgtttgggaggaaagaattattttttgcgtgtaacatCTCCAATGTGTATTTTCTTCCGTCGTCAGTATttcaacattcttgaaatttggtatgtgtccTGTATTCGTGCTATGTGCTGCAAGGGCCCGTTTTTGTTCTAGGGGCTTGTTTTTCATCTTTTGGTCGGACTTGGTGGCAGAAAGTCTAGTTTTTAGCTTGGACCTGGTAGTGCCAACATAAGACATTGTACATGGATTGTTCGTCCCcatcacattttatttgtatacacatTCGATTTGTCTTCCATTTTTATCTTGGTCTTAGTTTGCTAAATAAGTCATTTTATCGTCctgttataatttataattctctttttgtaaatatttgatttttcaaatctTTGGGAAAACCTCGGTATATATGTCGTCTTTTTGAAAACCATGGATGTGGCTTCTGGTTTGTTGTGATtcttatttactttatttttcacGTATTTTATGAGATCACTGATTGTGTTATTGGGGAAGTCATTTTGTTTTAGAATCATCGTATTTTCTTCTCGTTAGTCTTGTGAAATTTTACGTCGCTTATGTTTAAAACCCTATTAATAAAATTGGTAGCAGTATTAATCTTAATACGCCGAAGATGATTGGAGTGAAAATTTATTAATCTTCTGATGCAGTTTTCTTTTGATACCAATCCAACATTAATTGATTCTTGTGTCTTTGAACAACCGTGTCAAGATAAGGTAATTTTCCTTCGGTTTCACATTCCATTGTGAATTGAAGTTGTCGATTAAAATCGTTAAGTGTCGTCAATGTGTTGCTAACTTCGTCTTTATCTATGATGCAAAATATGTCATCAACATATTTAGTCATAAATCTTGGTTTTTTTGCGAGTTTGTTCATTGAGTCGTCCAATAATTTCTCCATTATAATATCTGCGATTATGGGAGATATAGGGGATCCCATCGGCATTCCTTTGGTTTGTTCAAATATGTTGTCGTCATATGTGAAATATCTGGAGTCCTTTATGCATAGCGTcactatttctaaaaataaatccatTGGAATTTTGGTAAATTCTTGTATTATAgtccatttttctttaatcgtcTTTATTGCTAGATTTATAGGTACACTCGGAAAGAGGGATATCACATCAAATGAAATTAGCAACTCGTTGTCctttattgtttgtttgttaattCTTTCCTTAAATTCTATTCCATCCTTTATATTGTACTTTGAGTCATTCGTaagatttttcaatatatttgatatatattttgatacGTTATACGTAGGAGAATTGATGGATGAACAAATGGGTCTTAGAGGTGTACCTTCTTTATGAATTTTTGGgagaccataggttaggttaggttaggttatgtggctgcccgatgtatcaggctcacttagaccattcagtccattgtgataccacagcggtGAACTTGGGAGACCATATATCCTTGGAGCTGTGGCAGTTTTGCTtgtcaatttatatttttcgttcGCATTCAGTATATTCATGTTAAATAATTTGTCCACTAATTTATTGTTCTTCATCTGTAATCCTGACGTGGGATCTCGCTTAAGTCGGCGGTATGTGCACATATCACCTAATATAGTtctcattttttgtttatagtcATCTTTACTCATGGCTACCGTTTTCCCCCCTTTATCTGCACTCAGGATAAATATGTCATCATTCGATTTTAGAAATTGTCTTGCTTCCCCCACTGTGTCTAATACTAATTTGTCTCTTTTGGTTAGTTTCGCTTTTCGTAGATGGTCATCTATCAATGTAACTAGTTTTATTCTAGCATTCTCTTGCTGCTCTTTATTCTCTAATGTTTGAATACACTCTTCTCCTTCTGCTATTACATTAAACAATGGGAAAGTTGTTCTTGTTGTAGGAAGAGCGAATTTTGGTCCCAGTGAGAGCAACCATTGAATGTTTGGTGGTATGTGTTTGTCCGTGTTGTTGACGAACCAATCGTCATTGCGCTTGAATTTGAGTTAagcgtgttgttgttgttttagtgTAGTTAACTTCTTGATGTGTGTTAAATTGAAGCTCTTGTTATGAGAGGCGCGAATGATGTTTTCACTCTCAATGTATAGTGATAGATCATCTGCATCCATAAGATTTCCAAGTCACTCTCTTGTTGTTTTTATCATCAAAGTATTGGTGTTCATTAGTTTATGTTTGTGTTGTATCAGAAGCTTTAGTATCTTAATATGAAAGTTATATATATG
Protein-coding regions in this window:
- the LOC142242511 gene encoding uncharacterized protein LOC142242511 is translated as MIYHYTLRRNDDWFVNNTDKHIPPNIQWLLSLGPKFALPTTRTTFPLFNVIAEGEECIQTLENKEQQENARIKLVTLIDDHLRKAKLTKRDKLVLDTVGEARQFLKSNDDIFILSADKGGKTVAMSKDDYKQKMRTILGDMCTYRRLKRDPTSGLQMKNNKLVDKLFNMNILNANEKYKLTSKTATAPRIYGLPKIVTLCIKDSRYFTYDDNIFEQTKGMPMGSPISPIIADIIMEKLLDDSMNKLAKKPRFMTKYVDDIFCIIDKDEVSNTLTTLNDFNRQLQFTMECETEGKLPYLDTVVQRHKNQLMLDWYQKKTASED